One region of uncultured Desulfovibrio sp. genomic DNA includes:
- a CDS encoding YceI family protein, whose product MATWKNDPDHSHLGFVVRHLMITDINGRFADVAIDLETGNDDLSDAVFTMTAKAVSIDTHVHARDEHLRSPDFFDVAQHPEVTFQSTAVRLGPDHTGTITGLLEMRGTSREVTFNITASDRITNPINSKETQSFSITGEVNRSDFGIGPNIPAAIVGDRVKVAANFEVSPA is encoded by the coding sequence ATGGCTACCTGGAAGAACGATCCCGACCATTCGCACCTTGGTTTTGTGGTGCGGCATCTCATGATTACCGACATTAACGGCAGGTTTGCAGACGTTGCCATTGACCTTGAAACCGGCAACGATGATCTTTCTGACGCAGTCTTTACCATGACGGCCAAGGCTGTGAGTATTGACACGCATGTGCATGCGCGGGACGAGCACTTGCGCTCGCCGGATTTTTTTGATGTGGCGCAGCACCCCGAAGTTACCTTTCAGAGCACAGCTGTGCGCCTTGGGCCGGATCATACCGGAACCATAACAGGCCTGCTCGAAATGCGCGGCACCTCGAGAGAAGTGACGTTCAACATCACAGCCAGCGACCGTATCACCAACCCCATCAACAGCAAGGAAACGCAGTCTTTCAGCATCACTGGCGAGGTGAATCGCAGCGACTTTGGCATTGGCCCCAACATCCCGGCAGCCATTGTGGGCGACAGGGTGAAGGTGGCTGCCAACTTTGAAGTTTCGCCAGCCTAG
- a CDS encoding HdeA/HdeB family chaperone has translation MKKVCFAIVLAAMLALPMTASAKSDKIDFGKLPCSSFVQLDAQTMTMFYFWLDGYASAKTGDTTLDVNAVENNLTQIMKVCKQNPQKTVLSVIAD, from the coding sequence ATGAAAAAAGTATGTTTTGCAATCGTGCTGGCGGCCATGCTTGCCTTGCCCATGACTGCCTCGGCAAAGAGCGACAAGATAGATTTCGGCAAGCTGCCTTGCAGTTCGTTTGTGCAGTTGGACGCCCAGACCATGACCATGTTCTATTTTTGGCTTGATGGTTACGCCAGCGCCAAAACCGGCGACACGACCCTGGATGTCAACGCTGTGGAAAACAACCTGACCCAGATCATGAAGGTCTGCAAACAGAACCCCCAAAAGACCGTACTTTCGGTCATTGCCGACTAA
- a CDS encoding chemotaxis protein has product MAQTNILLETGTNELEIVEFFVNQDGYEAHYGLNVAKVVEIGRRQPVTAMPEMRHKALLGAFLHRNGRVVPLIDMAQFLGSGPIENEDAKVIVTEFNGVCTGFLVSGVNRIYRLSWTDVEAPGQFLQNVSRSSVTGVVRLEERVIFLLDLEAIVAELHPAMAMRFDSSDMRHSGEKIYNILHVDDSSSIRSLLLDLLNKEGRFTVTQKVNGQEAWDYLKVLRDRCEAEDRPISDFIHGVITDIEMPGMDGLALCKHIKDERVLKKLPVAIFSSMINEPLAKKCAVVGADVQYTKPDLKVLSVKLYDLVTEAWG; this is encoded by the coding sequence ATGGCGCAGACCAACATCCTGCTGGAAACCGGCACCAACGAGCTGGAAATTGTGGAATTTTTCGTCAACCAGGACGGTTACGAAGCCCACTACGGCCTTAACGTGGCCAAGGTGGTTGAAATTGGCCGTCGCCAGCCGGTGACTGCCATGCCGGAAATGCGCCATAAAGCGCTTTTGGGCGCGTTTCTGCACCGCAATGGCCGTGTGGTGCCGCTGATTGATATGGCCCAGTTTTTGGGCAGCGGCCCCATTGAAAACGAAGACGCCAAGGTTATCGTCACCGAATTCAACGGCGTATGTACGGGCTTTCTGGTGTCGGGGGTCAACCGCATCTATCGGCTGAGCTGGACGGATGTGGAAGCGCCGGGGCAGTTTTTGCAGAATGTGAGCCGCAGCTCGGTAACGGGCGTGGTGCGGCTGGAAGAGCGCGTGATCTTTTTGCTGGATCTTGAAGCCATTGTAGCCGAACTGCATCCGGCCATGGCCATGCGCTTTGACTCCTCAGACATGCGCCACAGCGGGGAAAAAATTTACAATATCCTGCACGTGGACGATTCAAGCAGTATCCGCAGCCTGCTGCTTGATCTGCTCAACAAGGAAGGCCGCTTCACGGTAACGCAGAAGGTCAACGGGCAGGAAGCCTGGGACTACCTGAAGGTGCTGCGCGACCGCTGCGAAGCCGAAGATCGCCCCATTTCCGATTTCATTCACGGCGTCATCACAGACATTGAAATGCCCGGCATGGACGGTCTGGCCCTGTGCAAGCACATCAAGGATGAAAGAGTCCTTAAAAAGTTGCCCGTGGCCATCTTCTCTTCCATGATCAATGAACCTCTCGCCAAGAAATGCGCTGTTGTGGGGGCTGACGTGCAATACACCAAGCCCGATCTCAAGGTGCTTTCCGTCAAGTTGTATGATCTGGTGACCGAAGCCTGGGGTTAA
- the mutY gene encoding A/G-specific adenine glycosylase produces the protein MNRKTSKPQPATLPGMPEQAAASTHLPPQDHLGELQNALLDWFAANQRRLPWRVNYTPYEVWISEVMLQQTQMERGVSYFNRWMQRFPDIASLAAASEEDVLRQWEGLGYYSRARHILTAARKIMAEHGGVFPSELEAIRGLPGVGPYTAGAVASIAFGEKLPCVDANVERVIARIFDVDSPVKQNPAAGIIHRWALRLVPEGKSREHNQAMMELGALVCGKKPRCAECPLAQFCISLHLGITDQRPVPGKRATIKPVNAVTGVLRCGNKFFVQKRPPSGVWGNLWEFPGGRVEQDESPEQATVREFMEETGFAVRVAAQYGIIRHGYTTYRLTLHCFGLEFDSAAAPVDPPQPPLLSAATEARWATPQELDTLAMPAAHRKLADKLFSIGKDSAAAANTAVPRQADLPLKKP, from the coding sequence ATGAACCGCAAGACTTCCAAGCCCCAACCGGCAACACTGCCGGGCATGCCGGAACAGGCCGCTGCCAGCACGCATCTGCCGCCCCAGGATCACCTTGGCGAACTGCAAAACGCCCTGCTCGACTGGTTTGCCGCAAACCAGCGCCGCCTGCCGTGGCGGGTCAACTACACGCCCTACGAAGTGTGGATTTCAGAGGTCATGCTCCAGCAAACCCAGATGGAGCGGGGCGTCAGCTATTTCAACCGCTGGATGCAGCGCTTCCCCGACATAGCCAGCCTCGCCGCCGCCAGCGAGGAAGACGTGCTGCGCCAATGGGAAGGCCTCGGCTACTATTCGCGCGCCAGACACATCCTGACCGCCGCCCGCAAAATCATGGCGGAACACGGCGGCGTTTTTCCCTCAGAGCTTGAAGCCATCCGTGGTTTGCCCGGCGTTGGCCCCTACACGGCAGGCGCGGTGGCAAGCATTGCCTTTGGTGAAAAACTGCCGTGCGTGGACGCCAATGTGGAACGCGTCATTGCGCGCATTTTTGATGTGGACAGCCCCGTCAAGCAGAACCCGGCAGCGGGGATCATCCACCGCTGGGCCTTGCGGCTGGTGCCCGAGGGCAAATCGCGCGAGCACAATCAGGCCATGATGGAGCTTGGGGCGCTTGTTTGCGGCAAAAAACCGCGCTGCGCAGAATGCCCGCTGGCCCAATTCTGCATCAGCCTGCATCTGGGGATCACAGACCAGCGCCCGGTGCCCGGAAAGCGAGCCACCATCAAGCCCGTCAACGCCGTGACCGGGGTTTTACGCTGCGGCAACAAGTTTTTTGTGCAAAAGCGCCCGCCTTCGGGCGTGTGGGGCAATCTGTGGGAATTTCCCGGCGGCCGGGTTGAGCAGGATGAGAGTCCCGAACAGGCCACCGTGCGGGAATTTATGGAAGAAACGGGCTTTGCCGTGCGAGTGGCGGCGCAGTATGGCATTATCCGGCACGGATACACCACCTACCGCCTGACGCTGCACTGCTTTGGCCTTGAGTTTGACAGTGCGGCTGCACCGGTTGACCCGCCACAACCGCCGCTACTTTCTGCCGCCACCGAGGCCCGCTGGGCCACACCACAAGAGCTGGACACTCTGGCAATGCCCGCTGCACACCGCAAGCTGGCAGACAAGCTTTTTTCTATTGGAAAAGACAGCGCTGCTGCCGCAAATACGGCTGTCCCCCGTCAGGCAGACCTACCCCTGAAAAAACCATAG
- a CDS encoding nuclear transport factor 2 family protein, which produces MKILQVTTVFIALVIALSGGLAHAKADTVALYTEAVMTGDVPALETLLAPNYWHINANGHIEDKEHFINTIKSKELVIDRLTFTNARTALISDAKLITGTGYLKAKATPALPEGLMRITVVVITNKGREQVVLFQATPVIATEDCNDGNCKIQ; this is translated from the coding sequence ATGAAGATTCTGCAAGTAACCACTGTGTTCATAGCCCTTGTTATTGCCCTTTCCGGCGGGCTTGCCCACGCCAAGGCCGACACCGTGGCGCTGTATACCGAAGCCGTCATGACAGGCGACGTCCCGGCCCTTGAAACCCTGCTGGCCCCCAACTACTGGCATATCAACGCCAACGGGCACATTGAGGACAAGGAACACTTCATCAATACCATCAAGAGCAAGGAACTGGTCATTGATCGCCTGACCTTCACCAATGCCCGCACTGCCTTGATCAGCGACGCCAAGCTCATCACCGGCACAGGCTACCTCAAGGCCAAGGCCACGCCTGCGCTGCCCGAGGGCCTCATGCGCATTACCGTGGTGGTCATCACCAACAAGGGGCGCGAGCAGGTGGTGCTGTTCCAGGCCACTCCTGTGATTGCCACCGAAGACTGCAACGACGGCAACTGCAAGATCCAGTAA
- a CDS encoding peptidylprolyl isomerase, which produces MSDNPTVLLETSSGDILVELYADKAPQTVANFLKYVDDGFYANTIFHRVIPGFMIQGGGLGARMDEKSTREPVTNEADNGLKNERGTLAMARTRDPHSATAQFFINLVDNDFLNHSSPTPDGWGYCVFGKVTEGMENVDKIAKVKTKTVGFHENVPTDMVLITGASRFE; this is translated from the coding sequence ATGTCCGACAATCCTACGGTTTTGCTGGAGACTTCCTCCGGCGACATTCTTGTGGAGCTTTATGCCGACAAGGCCCCCCAAACCGTTGCCAATTTTTTGAAATATGTGGATGACGGCTTTTATGCCAACACCATTTTTCATCGCGTTATCCCCGGCTTCATGATCCAGGGCGGCGGCCTCGGCGCGCGCATGGACGAAAAGTCTACCCGCGAGCCTGTGACCAACGAAGCCGACAACGGCCTCAAAAACGAGCGCGGCACCCTGGCCATGGCCCGCACCCGCGATCCCCACAGCGCCACCGCCCAGTTCTTCATCAATCTGGTGGACAACGATTTTCTCAACCACAGCTCCCCCACCCCTGACGGCTGGGGTTACTGCGTTTTCGGCAAAGTGACCGAAGGCATGGAGAATGTGGACAAAATTGCCAAGGTTAAAACCAAGACTGTGGGCTTTCATGAAAATGTGCCCACCGACATGGTGCTGATCACCGGGGCAAGCCGCTTCGAATAA
- the cysK gene encoding cysteine synthase A, producing MLTSILQTIGNTPMLRLDLSRDLPGTVWLKLENRNPGGSIKDRVAFHLVGEALEEGRVEPGGVLVEATSGNMGIGMALVASVRGFRCILTMPESMSVERRNLLRALGAELVLTPAEQGMSGAVAAAKLIADEQDAFVLGQFTNPQAVVAHYKTTGPEIFKDSVGKMDVLVAGVGSGSTITGVGRYLKERIPGFRVVAVEPAASPVLSGGKPGPHLIQGIGADFVPAILDRALLDEIIQMDGEEAIRTAQMLMEHGIMAGISTGSNVRAALDLAARPEMQDKNIVTFACDTGERYMSTRLFQGV from the coding sequence ATGTTAACCAGCATTTTACAAACCATTGGCAACACCCCCATGCTGCGGCTTGATCTTTCACGCGATCTGCCCGGCACTGTCTGGCTGAAGCTTGAAAATCGCAATCCCGGCGGTTCCATCAAGGATCGCGTGGCTTTTCACCTTGTTGGCGAAGCTCTGGAAGAGGGGCGTGTAGAGCCGGGTGGGGTGCTGGTGGAGGCCACAAGCGGCAATATGGGCATCGGCATGGCCCTGGTTGCCTCGGTGCGTGGCTTTCGCTGCATACTGACCATGCCCGAATCCATGAGCGTTGAGCGCCGCAACCTGTTGCGGGCGCTGGGCGCAGAGCTTGTGCTCACCCCGGCGGAACAGGGCATGAGCGGGGCTGTGGCCGCTGCGAAACTCATTGCTGATGAACAGGATGCCTTTGTACTCGGCCAGTTTACCAATCCGCAGGCTGTGGTGGCCCATTACAAGACCACCGGGCCGGAAATTTTCAAGGACAGCGTGGGAAAGATGGACGTGCTGGTTGCGGGCGTTGGCTCCGGCTCGACCATCACTGGCGTAGGGCGGTATCTCAAGGAGCGCATCCCCGGTTTCAGGGTAGTTGCCGTGGAGCCAGCCGCTTCGCCGGTGCTCTCGGGCGGCAAACCAGGGCCTCACCTCATTCAGGGTATTGGGGCTGATTTTGTGCCTGCCATCCTTGACCGCGCGCTTTTGGACGAGATTATCCAGATGGACGGCGAGGAAGCCATAAGAACCGCCCAGATGCTCATGGAGCACGGCATCATGGCGGGCATATCCACAGGCTCCAACGTGCGTGCGGCCCTTGACCTTGCGGCGCGGCCAGAAATGCAGGACAAGAATATCGTTACCTTTGCCTGCGACACGGGCGAACGCTACATGTCGACGCGGTTGTTTCAGGGAGTATAA
- a CDS encoding DinB family protein: MSREIVAALEEPYQRSWALLAQYMDTCPENIWAETNGGWPVWQQVAHAIAVLNFFILESDDETFLPAPAGIGVLMLKEQGKDVVSKEAMQAYGKSVKAAVDARLAALSNADLTKVQERVSKKIGRDLTYAAMIAMLASHTTYHLGSCDAALRDHGLPGVF, encoded by the coding sequence ATGTCCAGAGAAATTGTTGCCGCCCTTGAAGAACCTTATCAGCGCTCCTGGGCCCTGTTGGCCCAGTATATGGACACCTGCCCCGAAAACATCTGGGCCGAAACCAACGGCGGCTGGCCCGTGTGGCAGCAGGTGGCCCACGCCATTGCCGTGCTGAACTTCTTTATCCTTGAAAGTGACGACGAAACTTTTTTGCCCGCGCCTGCCGGTATTGGCGTGCTGATGCTCAAGGAGCAGGGCAAGGATGTTGTGAGCAAAGAAGCCATGCAGGCTTACGGCAAATCCGTAAAGGCCGCAGTGGACGCACGGCTGGCGGCGCTTTCCAATGCCGACCTGACCAAGGTGCAGGAGCGCGTGAGTAAAAAAATTGGCCGGGATCTCACCTATGCGGCCATGATTGCCATGCTGGCCTCGCACACCACCTACCATCTGGGTTCCTGTGATGCGGCTTTGCGGGATCATGGTTTGCCGGGCGTGTTTTAG